A genome region from Deinococcus planocerae includes the following:
- the xdhC gene encoding xanthine dehydrogenase accessory protein XdhC, with protein sequence MRWLEAVQSLSERGEPGVLVTVAAVRGHAPREAGAKMVVGPAESWDSVGGGNLEATAVERARALLACRASAPELLTLRLTDRAPNEYGRQCCGGEVTLLLEPLATARPHLAVFGVGHVGLELARLLARLEVDLHLIDSRAGQLTPERLAPLEGGPARLHVHHAPVPELALAELPAGTHLVIMTHDHAEDAALCDAALRRPDLGFTGLIGSKVKWARFREQLRAVGHTETSLERITTPIGLPGIRGKSPAVIALSVAAQLGQVLEAAEHGPQEAARLFAPVSPGSQRTP encoded by the coding sequence ATGCGCTGGCTCGAAGCGGTCCAAAGCCTCTCCGAACGCGGCGAACCGGGTGTCCTGGTGACCGTCGCCGCCGTCCGGGGACATGCCCCCCGCGAGGCGGGCGCGAAGATGGTCGTTGGCCCGGCGGAGAGCTGGGACAGCGTGGGCGGCGGCAACCTGGAGGCGACCGCCGTCGAGCGTGCCCGGGCGCTGCTCGCCTGCCGGGCGTCGGCCCCCGAACTCCTCACCCTGCGGCTGACCGACCGGGCCCCGAACGAGTACGGGCGCCAGTGCTGCGGCGGCGAGGTGACGCTGCTTCTCGAACCCCTGGCGACCGCGCGCCCACACCTCGCCGTTTTCGGGGTGGGGCACGTGGGCCTGGAACTCGCGCGGCTCCTCGCGCGGCTGGAGGTCGACCTCCACCTGATCGACTCGCGGGCGGGGCAACTCACCCCCGAACGGCTGGCCCCGCTGGAGGGCGGCCCGGCCCGCCTGCACGTCCATCACGCGCCGGTTCCCGAGCTGGCCCTGGCGGAGCTGCCCGCCGGAACCCACCTCGTGATCATGACCCACGACCACGCCGAGGACGCCGCCCTGTGCGACGCCGCCCTGCGACGCCCCGATCTGGGATTTACCGGACTCATCGGGTCGAAGGTCAAGTGGGCGCGCTTCCGGGAGCAGCTCCGGGCGGTGGGGCACACCGAGACCAGCCTGGAGCGCATCACCACGCCCATCGGCCTTCCCGGCATTCGGGGCAAGAGCCCGGCGGTCATCGCCCTGAGCGTGGCCGCGCAGCTTGGGCAGGTTCTCGAAGCCGCCGAACACGGCCCTCAGGAGGCGGCCCGCCTCTTTGCGCCCGTCAGCCCTGGCTCCCAGAGGACCCCATGA
- the xdhB gene encoding xanthine dehydrogenase molybdopterin binding subunit yields the protein MTSLHERPPVGAVGEAIPHESAEAHVTGYALYTDDLGVRLQNLLHAWPLQAPHAHARVTRLNVAPALTVPGVVRVLTADDVPGVNDAGVKHDEPLFPSEVMYHGHAVCWVLAESIEAARLGAEAIDVEYGPLPALVTIQEAVAAESFQGGQPTLRRGDAAYGLSQAAHVFEGEFEFGGQEHFYLETNASLAHVDEWGQVFVQSSTQHPTETQEIVAHVLGRTSSEVTVQCLRMGGGFGGKEMQPHGYAAIAALGAVLTGRPVRLRLNRQQDLTLTGKRHPFHARWKVGFDADGHLLALQATLTSDGGWSLDLSEPVLARALCHIDNAYSIPHVEVHGRIAKTNKTSQTAFRGFGGPQGMLVIEDILGRCAPLLGLEPHELRRRNFYRPGESTPYGQPVRHAERLEDLWTTLLSRSDFASRQAEVRAFNAAHPHVKRGLAVTPVKFGISFNFTAYNQAGALVHVYKDGSVLINHGGTEMGQGLHTKMMQVAATALGVSLSCVRLAPTRTDKVPNTSATAASSGADLNGGAIKDACEQIKGRLAAVAAGSLSTVAAKVGGLGVHPQDVRFENGRVFPVGHPELGMDFRQVVHDAYHLRTQLWAAGFYRTPGLHWDRTTMQGEPFKYFSYGASVSEVEVDGFSGAYRLRRVDILHDVGDSLSPLIDLGQVEGGFVQGAGWLTLEDLRWDTTGGPHRGRLATQAASTYKLPSFSEMPEVFNVALLERATESGVVYGSKAVGEPPLMLAISVREALRQAAAAFGPEGRVTLLASPATPEAVYWALDEARQASARPTPPAHVAAD from the coding sequence ATGACCAGCCTGCATGAACGGCCCCCAGTGGGCGCCGTGGGTGAGGCCATTCCCCACGAGAGTGCCGAAGCGCACGTCACGGGGTACGCGCTGTATACCGACGACCTGGGGGTGCGGCTCCAGAACCTCCTCCACGCGTGGCCGCTCCAGGCCCCCCACGCCCACGCGCGGGTGACGCGGCTGAACGTCGCGCCCGCCCTCACCGTGCCCGGCGTGGTGCGGGTCCTCACCGCCGACGACGTGCCCGGCGTGAACGACGCGGGGGTCAAGCACGACGAGCCGCTCTTCCCGAGCGAGGTCATGTACCACGGCCACGCGGTCTGCTGGGTGCTCGCCGAGAGCATCGAGGCCGCGCGGCTGGGGGCCGAGGCCATCGATGTGGAGTACGGGCCGCTGCCCGCCCTGGTCACCATTCAGGAGGCCGTCGCCGCCGAGTCCTTCCAGGGAGGTCAGCCCACCCTGCGCCGGGGAGACGCCGCCTACGGGCTCTCGCAGGCGGCCCACGTCTTCGAGGGCGAGTTCGAGTTCGGCGGGCAGGAGCACTTCTACCTGGAGACGAACGCCTCGCTGGCCCACGTGGACGAATGGGGGCAGGTCTTCGTGCAGTCGAGCACCCAGCACCCCACCGAGACCCAGGAGATCGTGGCGCACGTCCTGGGCCGCACCAGCAGCGAGGTCACGGTCCAGTGCCTGCGGATGGGCGGCGGCTTCGGCGGCAAGGAGATGCAGCCGCACGGGTACGCCGCCATCGCCGCGCTGGGGGCGGTGCTCACGGGCCGCCCGGTGAGGCTGCGTCTCAACCGCCAGCAGGACCTCACCCTGACCGGCAAGCGCCACCCCTTCCACGCCCGCTGGAAGGTCGGCTTCGACGCGGACGGGCATCTGCTCGCCCTCCAGGCCACCCTGACCTCGGACGGCGGGTGGAGCCTCGACCTCTCCGAGCCGGTGCTCGCCCGCGCCCTGTGCCACATCGACAACGCCTATTCCATCCCCCACGTCGAGGTCCACGGGCGGATCGCGAAGACGAACAAGACTTCGCAGACGGCCTTCCGGGGCTTCGGCGGGCCGCAGGGAATGCTGGTGATCGAGGACATTCTGGGTCGCTGCGCGCCGCTCCTCGGACTGGAACCCCACGAACTGCGCCGCCGCAACTTCTACCGCCCCGGCGAGTCCACCCCCTACGGCCAGCCCGTGCGCCACGCCGAGCGGCTGGAAGACCTCTGGACCACCCTCCTGTCCCGCTCGGACTTCGCCTCCAGGCAGGCGGAGGTGCGGGCCTTCAACGCCGCCCACCCGCACGTCAAGCGCGGCCTCGCCGTCACGCCCGTCAAGTTCGGCATCTCCTTCAACTTCACGGCGTACAACCAGGCGGGCGCGCTCGTCCACGTGTACAAGGACGGCTCGGTCCTGATCAACCACGGCGGCACCGAGATGGGCCAGGGCCTGCACACGAAGATGATGCAGGTCGCGGCGACCGCCCTGGGCGTCTCGCTCTCCTGCGTGCGGCTCGCGCCCACCCGGACGGACAAGGTGCCCAACACCTCGGCGACGGCGGCCTCCAGCGGCGCGGACCTCAACGGCGGGGCGATCAAGGACGCCTGCGAGCAGATCAAGGGGCGGCTGGCGGCGGTGGCGGCGGGGTCGCTGAGCACGGTGGCGGCGAAGGTGGGGGGGCTGGGCGTCCACCCGCAGGACGTGCGCTTCGAGAACGGGCGCGTCTTCCCGGTCGGGCACCCCGAACTGGGGATGGACTTCCGGCAGGTCGTCCACGACGCCTACCACCTGCGGACCCAGCTCTGGGCGGCGGGATTTTACCGCACCCCCGGCCTGCACTGGGACCGCACCACCATGCAGGGCGAGCCCTTCAAGTACTTCTCCTACGGCGCCTCGGTGAGCGAGGTGGAGGTGGACGGCTTTTCCGGGGCGTACCGCCTGCGCCGGGTGGACATCCTGCACGACGTGGGAGACAGCCTCTCGCCGCTGATCGACCTGGGGCAGGTGGAGGGCGGTTTCGTGCAGGGGGCGGGCTGGTTGACGCTCGAAGACCTGCGCTGGGACACCACGGGCGGGCCGCACCGGGGTCGCCTCGCCACCCAGGCTGCGAGCACCTACAAGCTGCCGAGCTTCTCGGAGATGCCCGAGGTCTTCAACGTGGCGCTGCTGGAACGGGCCACCGAGAGCGGGGTGGTGTACGGCTCCAAGGCGGTGGGCGAGCCGCCCCTGATGCTGGCGATCAGCGTGCGCGAGGCGTTGCGGCAGGCGGCGGCGGCGTTCGGGCCGGAGGGGCGCGTCACCCTCCTCGCCAGCCCCGCCACCCCCGAGGCCGTCTACTGGGCGCTGGACGAGGCGCGGCAGGCGAGCGCGCGGCCCACCCCTCCCGCTCATGTGGCGGCAGACTGA
- a CDS encoding xanthine dehydrogenase small subunit: MDSITLTVNGVPREARGAQPHTTLLNWLRDQGLTGSKEGCAEGECGACAVLVARPAEDGGTRLESVNSCLVLLAALNGQEVVTAEGLGTPGNLHPVQRELAVRGGSQCGYCTPGFVVSMAAEYYREDRPATDFDIHALSGNLCRCTGYRPIQDAALALGGPAQGDAFARRRERPAPVPRATHLTTPGGEFWRPTTLAEALDLLAAHPGAVLLAGGTDWAVDVNLRHSRAAVTVALDGLPELRTLAWQGGHVEIGAALSLSEVERRLSGRVPLLGELFPLFASRLIRNSATLGGNLGTASPIGDSLPVLLALDARVVLASRAGEREVPLSAYFTGYRQTQRQPGELIRAVRLPLPLAPVTGFYKIAKRRFDDISSVAVAIALDLDGDVVRTVRIGLGGVAATPLRARGAEEALTGNPWNERTVREAARVLRGEGTPLGDHRASAPYRAAMLEQALLKFYFEKTAQEVTG, translated from the coding sequence GTGCCCCGCGAGGCGCGCGGAGCCCAGCCCCACACCACGCTGCTGAACTGGCTGCGTGACCAGGGCCTGACCGGCAGCAAGGAGGGCTGCGCGGAGGGCGAGTGTGGCGCCTGCGCCGTCCTGGTCGCCCGTCCCGCCGAGGACGGCGGCACCCGGCTGGAGTCGGTGAACAGTTGCCTCGTCCTGCTCGCGGCCCTGAACGGGCAGGAGGTCGTCACCGCCGAGGGCCTGGGGACGCCGGGCAACCTCCACCCGGTGCAGCGCGAACTCGCCGTGCGCGGTGGATCGCAGTGCGGCTACTGCACCCCCGGGTTCGTGGTGAGCATGGCCGCCGAGTACTACCGCGAGGACCGGCCCGCCACGGATTTCGACATCCACGCCCTGAGCGGCAACCTCTGCCGCTGCACCGGCTACCGCCCGATTCAGGACGCGGCGCTCGCGCTGGGCGGCCCGGCGCAAGGCGACGCCTTCGCCCGCCGCCGCGAGCGGCCCGCCCCCGTTCCGCGGGCCACCCACCTGACCACCCCCGGCGGCGAGTTCTGGCGCCCCACGACGCTCGCGGAGGCGCTCGACCTGCTCGCCGCGCACCCCGGGGCCGTGCTTCTGGCGGGCGGCACCGACTGGGCGGTGGACGTGAATCTGCGCCACTCACGCGCCGCCGTCACGGTCGCGCTCGACGGGCTGCCGGAACTGCGCACCCTGGCGTGGCAGGGGGGCCACGTGGAGATCGGCGCGGCGCTCAGCCTCTCGGAGGTCGAGCGGCGGCTCTCGGGCCGGGTGCCGCTGCTCGGGGAACTCTTCCCCCTCTTCGCCTCGCGCCTGATTCGCAACAGCGCCACGCTGGGGGGCAACCTGGGCACCGCCAGCCCCATCGGGGACAGCCTGCCCGTGCTGCTCGCCCTGGACGCGCGGGTGGTGCTGGCCTCCCGGGCGGGCGAACGCGAGGTGCCGCTCTCGGCCTACTTCACCGGCTACCGGCAGACGCAGCGCCAGCCCGGCGAACTCATCCGCGCGGTGCGGCTTCCGCTGCCCCTCGCCCCCGTCACCGGCTTTTACAAGATCGCCAAGCGCCGCTTCGACGACATCTCCTCCGTGGCGGTCGCCATCGCCCTGGATCTCGACGGCGACGTGGTGAGAACGGTCCGCATCGGGCTGGGCGGCGTGGCGGCGACCCCATTGCGGGCGCGCGGGGCGGAGGAGGCGCTGACCGGCAATCCCTGGAACGAGCGGACGGTGCGCGAGGCCGCCCGCGTGCTGCGGGGGGAAGGCACGCCGCTTGGCGACCACCGCGCCAGCGCCCCCTACCGCGCGGCGATGCTGGAACAGGCCCTGCTGAAGTTCTACTTCGAGAAGACCGCCCAGGAGGTGACCGGATGA